One window from the genome of Streptomyces sp. NBC_01476 encodes:
- a CDS encoding LysR family transcriptional regulator, with protein MLSLERLRILHAIDTYGSVSAAADVLGVTTSAVSQQMAKLERETNQTLLAKSGRGVRLTDAGRLLSGHADRILSLVELAHSDLEAHRGAAVGELRAAAFPTAVRGLFPAALTALRRDHPGLRTVVHELEPNESLARLTRGDIDLAVVLDWYNKPLSLPGGLAKAPLLDDVADVALPAGHRLEGRPWIELDELADEEWIAWPDGGFCHEWLLFTLRGKGIEPRISHHAEEHATALALVAAGLGVAVMPRLGRDPMPGGVCITPVRRTMHRHVYAVWREDADRRPAIRVAVDALLQSAGRPRA; from the coding sequence ATGTTGAGCCTGGAACGTCTCCGCATCCTGCACGCCATCGACACCTACGGTTCGGTCAGCGCCGCCGCCGACGTGCTCGGGGTGACGACCTCCGCCGTGTCCCAGCAGATGGCCAAGCTGGAGCGGGAGACCAACCAGACGCTGCTGGCCAAGAGCGGCCGGGGCGTGCGGCTCACCGACGCCGGCCGGCTGCTGTCCGGGCACGCCGACCGGATACTGTCCCTGGTCGAACTCGCGCACTCCGACCTGGAAGCACACCGCGGCGCCGCGGTCGGCGAACTGCGGGCCGCCGCCTTCCCCACCGCGGTGCGCGGGCTCTTCCCGGCCGCGCTGACCGCGCTGCGCCGCGACCACCCCGGCCTGCGCACGGTCGTCCACGAACTGGAGCCGAACGAGTCGCTGGCCCGCCTCACCCGCGGCGACATCGACCTGGCGGTCGTCCTCGACTGGTACAACAAACCTCTGTCGCTGCCCGGCGGTCTGGCCAAGGCACCGCTGCTGGACGACGTCGCGGACGTCGCCCTGCCGGCCGGGCACCGCCTGGAGGGACGCCCCTGGATCGAGCTGGACGAACTCGCCGACGAGGAATGGATCGCCTGGCCGGACGGCGGCTTCTGCCACGAATGGCTGCTCTTCACCCTGCGCGGCAAGGGCATCGAGCCGCGCATCTCGCACCACGCCGAGGAGCACGCCACCGCACTCGCACTGGTCGCCGCCGGCCTCGGTGTGGCCGTGATGCCGCGGCTCGGCCGCGATCCGATGCCGGGCGGCGTGTGCATCACCCCGGTGCGCCGCACCATGCACCGCCATGTGTACGCGGTGTGGCGGGAGGACGCGGACCGCCGGCCGGCCATCCGCGTCGCCGTCGACGCGCTGCTGCAGTCGGCCGGCCGGCCCCGGGCCTGA
- a CDS encoding DMT family transporter, giving the protein MTVPVTGNGPAVAVRRLLDWRVRFAALGLVWGFSFLFMKVGNEAFAPLQVTLGRMVFGTAVLAGAVAVKRDRLPRGLRTWAHLTVAAFLLNALPFSLFATAEQTIPSMLAGMCNAATPLFSMLVSVVALSEDRPSRQRFAGVGIGFAGVLTVLGAWQGFSGQDPKGTVMALTAALSYAVGWAYVRRTLTHTGSSHLSVSATQLMLGTAQLLVVTPLFTSLPQTYPAKSVLSVLALGAVGTGFAFLIQYGLVAEKGPTIGSMVTYLIPIVATAAGALLLGETLSWNEPVGAVVILAGAALTQLRPRAIRKAGAAGQP; this is encoded by the coding sequence GTGACCGTACCCGTAACCGGGAACGGCCCTGCGGTCGCTGTGCGCCGGCTGCTGGACTGGCGGGTGCGCTTCGCCGCGCTGGGCCTGGTCTGGGGCTTCAGCTTCCTCTTCATGAAAGTCGGCAACGAGGCGTTCGCACCGCTCCAGGTCACCCTGGGCCGGATGGTGTTCGGTACGGCGGTGCTGGCCGGCGCGGTCGCGGTCAAGCGGGACCGGCTGCCCCGGGGCCTGCGCACCTGGGCCCATCTGACCGTGGCCGCCTTCCTGCTGAACGCGCTGCCGTTCTCGCTCTTCGCCACCGCCGAGCAGACCATCCCGTCGATGCTGGCCGGGATGTGCAACGCGGCCACCCCGCTCTTCTCGATGCTGGTCTCGGTTGTCGCGCTGTCCGAGGACCGGCCCTCCCGGCAGCGGTTCGCCGGGGTGGGCATCGGTTTCGCCGGCGTGCTGACCGTGCTGGGCGCCTGGCAGGGCTTCTCCGGCCAGGACCCGAAGGGCACCGTGATGGCGCTGACGGCGGCGCTGAGTTACGCGGTCGGCTGGGCGTATGTGCGGCGGACCCTCACACACACCGGCAGTTCCCATCTGTCGGTGTCGGCGACCCAGCTGATGCTGGGGACGGCGCAACTGCTGGTCGTCACGCCGCTCTTCACCTCGCTCCCCCAGACGTATCCGGCGAAGTCCGTGCTGTCGGTGCTGGCGCTGGGCGCGGTCGGCACCGGTTTCGCCTTCCTTATCCAGTACGGCCTGGTCGCGGAGAAGGGGCCGACGATCGGGTCCATGGTCACCTATCTGATCCCGATCGTGGCCACCGCGGCCGGGGCGCTGCTCCTCGGCGAGACGCTGAGCTGGAACGAGCCGGTGGGCGCGGTGGTGATCCTGGCCGGTGCCGCGCTGACCCAGCTGCGGCCGCGGGCGATACGCAAGGCCGGTGCGGCGGGTCAGCCGTAG
- a CDS encoding aminotransferase class I/II-fold pyridoxal phosphate-dependent enzyme, with translation MLGEYRIQGRGASEIAADVEGAVGSGVLRPGDALPPLRELARELDVNPNTVASAYRLLRDRGVIETAGRRGSRIRSRPATSPRDEIGVDVPPGVRDLSRGNPDTALLPSLAAALAEVAADHDRAPVLYGEPPVDAGLARLARAGLDADGVPDGPIGVTSGSLDAIERVLAAHLRPGDAVAVEDPGWGSLLDLVPALGLRQVPVAVDDEGPVAAEVARALDAGVRALIVTDRAQNPTGAALSAGRAAELRRSLAAHRQVLVIDDDHASGLVDVPLHCLSGATDHWALVRSTAKAYGPDLRLALYTGDSVTVDRVRGRHRLGAGWVSHLLQRTVVHLWSSGAVDAAAVARSYGERRDALLQALAGHGIPAHGRSGMNIWIPVPDETGTVTGLLRRGWAVTPGARFRVHSAPGVRLTVSPLTPADIEPLADAVAAVLASAGAGRYG, from the coding sequence GTGCTAGGAGAGTATCGAATCCAGGGCAGGGGCGCATCGGAAATCGCGGCCGACGTCGAGGGCGCGGTCGGCTCGGGCGTGCTCCGCCCCGGTGACGCGCTGCCGCCGCTGCGCGAGCTCGCCCGGGAGCTCGACGTCAACCCCAACACCGTCGCGTCCGCCTACCGGTTGCTCCGCGACCGCGGCGTGATCGAGACGGCCGGCCGCCGCGGCAGCCGCATCCGCTCCCGGCCGGCCACCTCCCCGCGCGACGAGATCGGCGTCGATGTCCCGCCCGGTGTCCGCGACCTGTCCCGGGGCAACCCCGACACCGCCCTGCTGCCGTCACTGGCCGCAGCACTCGCCGAGGTCGCCGCGGACCACGACCGCGCTCCGGTGCTCTACGGCGAACCGCCCGTCGATGCCGGACTGGCCCGTCTCGCCCGGGCCGGCCTCGACGCCGACGGCGTGCCGGACGGCCCGATCGGCGTCACCTCGGGCTCCCTCGACGCCATCGAACGGGTACTCGCCGCCCATCTCCGTCCCGGTGACGCGGTGGCCGTCGAGGACCCGGGCTGGGGCAGCCTGCTCGACCTCGTACCGGCTCTCGGACTGCGCCAGGTCCCGGTCGCGGTGGACGACGAGGGCCCGGTCGCCGCCGAGGTCGCCCGCGCCCTCGACGCCGGAGTGCGCGCCCTGATCGTCACCGACCGGGCCCAGAATCCCACCGGCGCCGCCCTGTCCGCCGGCCGCGCCGCCGAGCTGCGCCGGTCGCTGGCCGCCCACCGCCAGGTGCTGGTCATCGACGACGACCACGCGAGCGGCCTGGTCGACGTACCCCTGCACTGCCTCTCCGGTGCCACCGACCACTGGGCGCTGGTCCGTTCCACCGCCAAGGCGTACGGCCCCGACCTGCGGCTGGCGCTGTACACCGGCGACTCCGTCACCGTCGACCGGGTACGCGGGCGGCACCGCCTGGGCGCCGGCTGGGTCAGCCACCTCCTGCAGCGGACCGTCGTCCACCTCTGGTCCTCCGGCGCCGTGGACGCGGCGGCTGTGGCCCGTTCCTACGGCGAACGGCGCGACGCGCTGCTCCAGGCGCTCGCCGGACACGGGATCCCGGCGCACGGACGCAGCGGCATGAACATCTGGATCCCCGTCCCCGACGAGACCGGCACCGTCACCGGACTGCTGCGACGGGGCTGGGCGGTGACGCCCGGCGCCCGCTTCCGGGTGCACTCCGCCCCCGGCGTACGGCTCACCGTCTCCCCGCTCACCCCCGCCGACATCGAGCCACTGGCTGACGCGGTCGCCGCCGTGCTGGCATCGGCCGGCGCCGGCCGCTACGGCTGA
- a CDS encoding pyridoxamine 5'-phosphate oxidase family protein, giving the protein MVSATSPGPEPVPSPDPAPAPSPGYPVTDRVTPTRLRERASYDRALVHAILDEGYLCHLGFVRDGAPVVLPTLYARHGERLYVHGSTGSRPLRGAGPGLPVCLTVTHVDALVLTRSAFHHSVNYRSVVVHGTAHQVTDPGERAVALDAIVEQAVPGRSTDSRRANAKELAATTVIRLDLREVSAKVRAGGPQDDPEDLALPYWSGLVPVASTYGTPLPADGLDPSTPLPAYLSPAGPRGTVREESPC; this is encoded by the coding sequence ATGGTTTCCGCGACGTCTCCCGGACCTGAACCCGTGCCCTCCCCCGATCCTGCCCCCGCCCCCTCCCCCGGCTATCCGGTCACCGACCGCGTGACCCCGACCCGCCTGCGGGAACGGGCCTCGTACGACCGCGCGCTCGTCCACGCCATCCTCGACGAGGGCTATCTCTGCCACCTCGGTTTCGTCCGGGACGGCGCGCCCGTGGTGCTGCCCACCCTCTACGCCCGGCACGGCGAGCGGTTGTACGTGCACGGCTCGACCGGATCGCGCCCCCTGCGCGGGGCGGGCCCGGGGCTGCCGGTCTGCCTGACCGTCACCCACGTCGACGCCCTGGTGCTGACCAGGTCCGCCTTCCACCACTCGGTCAACTACCGCTCGGTGGTGGTGCACGGCACCGCTCACCAGGTCACCGACCCCGGGGAGCGGGCGGTCGCCCTGGACGCGATCGTGGAGCAGGCGGTGCCCGGCCGGTCCACCGACTCCCGCCGGGCCAACGCCAAAGAGCTGGCCGCCACCACGGTGATCCGGCTGGACCTGCGCGAGGTCTCCGCGAAGGTCCGGGCCGGCGGCCCCCAGGACGACCCCGAGGATCTCGCGCTCCCGTACTGGAGCGGGCTGGTCCCGGTCGCGAGCACCTACGGGACGCCGCTGCCCGCCGACGGCCTGGACCCCTCGACCCCGCTGCCCGCCTATCTGTCGCCGGCCGGCCCGCGCGGCACCGTCCGGGAGGAATCCCCGTGCTGA
- a CDS encoding FMN-binding negative transcriptional regulator, protein MLIHPWDAPADDSEWRDWLSAHDFGQLAVNGPDSEPPFVQPTHFLYDPAPGAHGEVLLHLARPNPLWPALAANPRVTLSVVDDYAFIPGPWHAPLDEPTDRGTPTSFYAAVQLLGVASVLDDPGQKAELLRRQVAHFQPGGGTAPVVPGQEPFGRMLPGLRGIRLDITEVRAKFKFGGNKPAAVQRRVTGLLAERAAPHDAAARAHQLRRLAARDTHADD, encoded by the coding sequence GTGCTGATCCACCCCTGGGACGCCCCGGCCGACGACAGCGAGTGGCGCGACTGGCTGTCCGCCCACGACTTCGGCCAGCTCGCGGTGAACGGCCCGGACAGCGAACCGCCGTTCGTCCAGCCCACCCACTTCCTCTACGACCCCGCGCCCGGTGCGCACGGCGAGGTACTGCTGCACCTCGCCCGCCCCAACCCGCTGTGGCCCGCACTGGCGGCGAACCCGCGGGTCACCCTGAGCGTGGTGGACGACTACGCCTTCATACCCGGCCCCTGGCACGCCCCGCTGGACGAGCCCACCGACCGCGGCACGCCCACCAGCTTCTACGCGGCCGTCCAGCTGCTCGGCGTCGCGAGCGTCCTGGACGACCCCGGGCAGAAGGCCGAACTGCTGCGCCGTCAGGTCGCCCACTTCCAGCCCGGTGGCGGCACCGCACCGGTCGTGCCGGGCCAGGAGCCGTTCGGGAGGATGCTGCCCGGGCTGCGCGGCATCCGGCTGGACATCACCGAGGTGCGGGCCAAGTTCAAGTTCGGCGGCAACAAGCCCGCCGCGGTCCAGCGCCGGGTCACCGGTCTGCTCGCCGAGCGGGCCGCCCCGCACGACGCGGCGGCCCGCGCCCACCAGCTGCGGCGGCTGGCGGCGCGGGACACCCACGCCGACGACTGA
- a CDS encoding DMT family transporter, with product MSLIPARPAGLSTGRGLVYVVFAATAWGTAGAAAALLYDGSGLGPLALTFWRAAGGFVLLLAVRCLRSRGGPARAVLPVLPVFPARSGARGRRGAVRILATGAGLTLFQAAYFAAVKSTGLAVATVVTLGSGPVLIALAARLTMGERLGRGGAAAVCGALAGLAVLVLGGGGTAVRPAGVVLAVLSAAGYGGITLLTRWFGVRGAAGDPLDTSLWSFGICALLMLPAALREGMWPAAAGIGRTLLLLGYLATIPTAVAYGLYFAGAAVLRSATVSVIALIEPVSAAVIAVGLLGEHLTAATLAGTVILLVAVAALAWEEAYGDRPVAVPAGG from the coding sequence GTGTCACTCATCCCTGCCCGGCCTGCCGGGCTGTCGACCGGCCGCGGGCTGGTCTACGTCGTCTTCGCCGCCACCGCCTGGGGAACCGCGGGCGCCGCGGCGGCTCTGCTCTACGACGGCAGCGGCCTGGGGCCGCTCGCCCTCACCTTCTGGCGCGCCGCCGGCGGCTTCGTGCTGCTGCTCGCGGTGCGGTGTTTGCGTTCCCGCGGCGGCCCGGCGCGGGCGGTGCTTCCGGTGCTTCCGGTGTTTCCGGCACGTTCCGGGGCGCGGGGCCGGCGCGGCGCGGTGCGGATCCTCGCCACCGGTGCCGGGCTCACGCTCTTCCAGGCCGCGTACTTCGCTGCGGTCAAGTCCACCGGGCTCGCCGTCGCGACGGTGGTCACCCTCGGTTCCGGGCCGGTACTGATCGCGCTGGCGGCCCGGCTGACGATGGGCGAACGCCTCGGCCGGGGCGGCGCCGCGGCGGTCTGCGGCGCGCTCGCCGGACTGGCCGTGCTGGTCCTGGGCGGCGGCGGAACGGCGGTCCGGCCGGCCGGGGTCGTCCTGGCGGTGCTGTCGGCCGCAGGCTACGGCGGAATCACCCTGCTGACCCGGTGGTTCGGGGTCCGCGGCGCGGCCGGCGACCCGCTGGACACCTCGCTGTGGTCCTTCGGCATCTGCGCGCTCCTGATGCTGCCGGCCGCGCTCCGCGAAGGCATGTGGCCGGCCGCGGCCGGCATCGGCCGCACCCTGCTGCTCCTCGGCTATCTGGCCACGATCCCGACCGCGGTGGCCTACGGCCTGTATTTCGCGGGCGCCGCGGTGCTGCGGTCCGCGACGGTGTCGGTGATCGCCCTCATCGAACCGGTGTCGGCGGCGGTGATCGCGGTGGGCCTGCTCGGCGAACACCTCACCGCCGCCACCCTGGCCGGGACGGTGATCCTGCTGGTCGCGGTGGCGGCGCTGGCCTGGGAGGAGGCATACGGCGACCGTCCGGTGGCGGTCCCGGCCGGCGGCTGA